One Lentibacillus cibarius DNA window includes the following coding sequences:
- the addA gene encoding helicase-exonuclease AddAB subunit AddA, whose product MAAWTQKQEEAIYTDGSDVLVAAAAGSGKTAVLVERIIQKLVRTDNPVDIDSLLVVTFTNAAAQEMRSRVGQALEAKLAENPSSNHLKKQLSMLQRASISTLHSFCLDIVRQYTYLLDIDPAFRIADNMETDLIKQEVIDDLFEEWYGEEGQAQADFFSVVDRFSSDRSDADVEKLILTLYTFAMQNPWPEAWLDRLSEVYDIPDNWREDDLDWLAIIKNEVRNELDAIQQEMQLAMDLTRETDGPYHYAETIEADFANLQEARVHLDSWDALQTFMVSSAFARLSGKKADCDEAKKDQAKKLRDRYKKRWNDMKDRWFSRDLAGHVRDMQELAPVIRQLTELVKQFKYRFTEQKRERAIVDFSDLEHDCLQLLMDDTSQPGHVQPSDVALGLREQFTELLVDEYQDTNLVQETILSLISDQDGPGNMFMVGDVKQSIYRFRHAEPSLFIDKYKRFATDTNHAQRIDLSSNFRSRKDVLIGTNFIFRQILDEELGEINYDEDAELIYSNDRYDLLPHADPEPELVMIDREAPDEQEDTPEEAEYKDLEKAQLEARAYAEKIKGWIGQNENAPLQVYDKTIDAQRDMQYRDVVILLRSMTWAPTIMDELKKQGIPVYADLSTGYFDAIEVKVMLNFLKVIDNPRQDIPLASVLKSPIVGMDEEELGQIRLAAKQATYYDALNIYHRRNTSETATKAGHFLENLGRYRLASRQGALSELIWQIYRETGYYDFVGGMPGGRQRQANLRALYDRARGYETTSFRGLFRFLRFIERMEERGDDLGAARALSEQEDVVRMMTIHKSKGLEFPVVILGAMDKQFNMQDLNARYLLHKDLGMASKYIDPVKRITYPTLYFHAMKQKKLRELLAEEMRVLYVAMTRAKEKLLMIGNVASFAKKQEKWEEMLDHSDWILPAHDRVKAKSYLDWVGPALIRHQMNDALRTVEVTDKVLEAIRLDPSKWKVTVVHGSSYINLEDDTEVTDSQLQEKVVNWEPLEVEENAYTEAVANRLSYQYPYQQAAKARSKQTVTELKRQREQRDEYSGDAFIAKFQPPITRRPAFMQKQKEITAAERGTAMHTVMQHIPLTKPMPSDKIAEFVESLAEKEFLTRQEADAIDTEAIEQFFTTTIGQTIMNAAQVYREVPFSLSLPASEVYADWTSDTNEQVLIQGVIDCVIPMNDGWAILDYKTDTITVDVTEQTKETLRKRYDVQMELYKEALERIWKKPVTAVHLYFFSRQLELEM is encoded by the coding sequence ATGGCTGCCTGGACGCAAAAACAGGAAGAAGCAATTTATACAGATGGCAGTGATGTCCTTGTTGCAGCTGCCGCGGGATCAGGGAAAACAGCCGTGCTCGTGGAACGCATTATCCAAAAGTTAGTTCGAACGGATAACCCGGTCGACATTGACTCACTTCTTGTCGTGACATTTACGAATGCTGCGGCACAGGAGATGCGCAGTCGTGTCGGGCAAGCCCTGGAAGCCAAATTGGCCGAAAATCCGTCGTCCAATCATCTGAAAAAACAGTTGTCCATGCTGCAGCGTGCATCCATATCAACATTGCACTCCTTCTGCCTTGATATTGTCCGGCAATATACGTATCTGCTTGATATTGATCCAGCCTTCAGGATTGCTGATAATATGGAAACCGATCTGATCAAGCAGGAAGTAATCGATGACTTATTTGAGGAATGGTACGGGGAAGAAGGGCAGGCACAGGCAGACTTCTTTTCTGTTGTGGACCGTTTTTCCAGTGACCGCAGTGATGCAGATGTGGAAAAGCTTATTCTGACATTGTATACATTTGCTATGCAGAATCCATGGCCGGAAGCATGGTTGGATCGTCTTTCCGAAGTGTATGATATCCCAGATAACTGGCGAGAGGATGACCTCGACTGGCTAGCCATCATTAAAAACGAGGTCCGAAATGAGCTAGACGCCATCCAGCAGGAGATGCAGCTGGCGATGGACTTGACGAGAGAAACGGATGGTCCGTACCACTATGCGGAGACAATTGAAGCTGATTTTGCCAATCTGCAGGAAGCACGGGTCCATCTTGATTCTTGGGATGCGTTGCAAACATTTATGGTTTCCAGTGCGTTTGCACGATTATCAGGAAAAAAAGCAGACTGTGATGAGGCGAAAAAGGATCAAGCTAAAAAATTACGGGACCGTTACAAAAAACGCTGGAATGATATGAAGGATAGATGGTTTAGTCGTGATCTGGCAGGGCATGTGCGTGACATGCAGGAATTGGCGCCCGTCATCAGACAACTAACCGAGCTTGTTAAACAGTTTAAGTACCGTTTCACCGAACAAAAACGCGAACGGGCGATTGTTGATTTTTCCGATCTTGAACATGATTGCCTGCAGCTGTTGATGGATGATACATCACAACCCGGCCATGTACAGCCTTCTGATGTGGCTCTCGGTCTGCGTGAGCAATTCACGGAGTTGCTTGTTGATGAGTATCAGGATACCAACCTTGTTCAGGAAACGATTCTGTCGCTGATAAGTGATCAGGACGGGCCCGGTAACATGTTCATGGTTGGGGATGTGAAACAAAGTATATACCGTTTCCGTCATGCTGAACCTTCCTTGTTTATCGATAAGTATAAACGGTTTGCGACGGATACCAATCACGCCCAGCGCATTGATTTGTCCAGTAATTTCCGCAGCCGGAAAGATGTGCTTATCGGCACCAACTTCATTTTTCGCCAGATTCTTGATGAGGAATTAGGTGAAATTAACTATGATGAAGATGCGGAATTAATATATAGCAATGATAGATATGATTTACTCCCGCATGCAGATCCGGAACCTGAACTGGTTATGATCGACAGGGAAGCACCGGATGAGCAAGAAGACACGCCGGAAGAAGCGGAATATAAGGATTTGGAAAAAGCCCAGCTAGAGGCCAGGGCATATGCAGAGAAAATCAAAGGATGGATAGGCCAAAACGAGAATGCCCCGTTACAAGTGTATGATAAAACAATCGATGCGCAGCGGGACATGCAATACCGGGATGTCGTTATTCTATTACGTTCGATGACATGGGCACCGACGATTATGGATGAACTGAAAAAACAAGGCATACCCGTCTATGCTGATCTTTCCACCGGCTACTTTGACGCCATTGAGGTAAAAGTCATGCTGAACTTCTTGAAAGTCATTGATAACCCGAGACAGGACATCCCGCTTGCTTCCGTCCTCAAATCACCGATAGTCGGAATGGATGAGGAAGAACTCGGGCAGATACGTCTCGCTGCTAAACAGGCAACCTATTATGACGCGTTAAACATTTATCACCGGCGCAATACAAGTGAGACAGCCACAAAAGCCGGTCACTTTTTGGAAAACCTTGGTCGGTACCGTCTCGCATCACGCCAAGGAGCACTTTCCGAGTTGATTTGGCAGATTTATAGGGAAACAGGCTATTACGACTTTGTCGGCGGCATGCCGGGAGGACGGCAGCGACAGGCTAACTTGAGGGCGTTGTATGACCGGGCACGTGGTTATGAAACGACATCATTCCGCGGGCTGTTCCGATTTTTACGGTTCATCGAGCGGATGGAGGAGCGTGGCGATGATTTAGGTGCAGCACGTGCACTCAGCGAGCAGGAAGATGTGGTCCGGATGATGACAATCCATAAAAGTAAAGGGCTGGAATTTCCGGTTGTCATCCTTGGAGCAATGGATAAACAGTTTAATATGCAGGATTTGAATGCCCGTTATTTACTGCATAAAGACCTTGGTATGGCCAGTAAATATATCGATCCGGTGAAACGGATCACCTATCCAACGTTGTATTTTCATGCGATGAAACAGAAAAAATTGCGTGAGTTACTAGCCGAGGAAATGCGCGTTCTGTACGTTGCCATGACGCGCGCGAAGGAGAAACTGCTGATGATCGGCAATGTCGCTTCTTTCGCTAAGAAGCAGGAAAAGTGGGAGGAGATGCTCGATCATTCCGATTGGATACTTCCGGCACATGATCGTGTGAAAGCAAAGTCGTATTTGGATTGGGTCGGACCTGCGTTAATCCGGCATCAGATGAATGATGCATTACGAACAGTGGAAGTCACGGATAAGGTACTTGAAGCCATCCGTCTTGACCCATCAAAGTGGAAAGTGACCGTTGTGCATGGAAGTTCCTACATCAATCTCGAGGATGATACCGAAGTGACAGATAGTCAGCTTCAGGAAAAAGTAGTAAACTGGGAGCCGTTGGAGGTAGAGGAAAATGCCTATACTGAAGCGGTGGCCAACCGTCTGTCGTATCAATATCCATACCAGCAAGCGGCTAAAGCCCGTTCCAAACAGACAGTTACCGAGCTGAAGCGACAGCGCGAACAGAGGGATGAGTACAGTGGTGATGCGTTTATTGCCAAGTTTCAGCCGCCAATCACCAGACGGCCGGCGTTTATGCAAAAACAAAAAGAAATTACCGCTGCCGAACGTGGGACCGCAATGCATACCGTTATGCAGCATATTCCACTAACCAAACCGATGCCATCAGACAAGATCGCCGAATTTGTGGAATCATTGGCGGAAAAAGAATTTCTTACAAGGCAGGAAGCGGATGCGATTGATACCGAGGCCATTGAACAATTTTTCACCACAACGATTGGTCAAACAATCATGAACGCGGCACAAGTTTATCGGGAAGTTCCATTCAGCCTGTCCTTACCCGCGAGCGAAGTCTATGCTGATTGGACGAGTGATACAAACGAACAGGTACTGATTCAAGGTGTGATCGACTGTGTCATACCAATGAACGATGGCTGGGCAATTTTAGATTACAAAACAGACACCATTACCGTAGATGTGACCGAGCAGACAAAAGAAACGCTACGCAAGCGTTATGATGTGCAAATGGAACTTTATAAAGAAGCATTGGAACGCATCTGGAAGAAACCCGTAACAGCGGTGCATCTTTATTTCTTTTCCCGACAGCTCGAGTTAGAAATGTAG
- a CDS encoding cytochrome c oxidase subunit II, with the protein MHRLEEIWLALSGGILIIFMVIVGYQGFALGMNPPSNMETIDPQKVDEIEPFDEPGVYKRGENEYEVIMTLQTFSFNPGDIEIPAGAEVTFTMTSKDVTHGFQVAGTNINAMVMPGRIQKITHTFDEPGNYLVLCNEYCGAGHQLMSTEITVK; encoded by the coding sequence ATGCATCGTCTGGAAGAGATATGGTTAGCGTTAAGTGGTGGTATTCTTATTATTTTTATGGTGATCGTTGGTTATCAAGGGTTTGCGCTCGGTATGAATCCGCCAAGTAATATGGAAACAATTGACCCGCAAAAGGTCGACGAGATAGAACCTTTTGATGAACCTGGCGTATACAAGCGAGGCGAAAATGAATATGAAGTAATCATGACTTTACAGACATTTTCATTTAATCCTGGTGACATTGAAATACCTGCAGGAGCAGAAGTTACGTTCACGATGACATCGAAGGATGTAACACATGGGTTTCAGGTTGCCGGAACAAACATAAATGCCATGGTTATGCCTGGTCGTATTCAAAAAATTACCCATACGTTTGATGAACCGGGAAATTATCTCGTTTTATGTAATGAATATTGCGGTGCAGGGCATCAGCTGATGTCTACTGAAATTACGGTGAAGTAA
- a CDS encoding competence protein ComK yields the protein MAIVADYDDNGDPRTIVLEEQEKFIVHKSPTKIIEDACKFFGSSLKGRQEGTRGICGITHKAPISIDPSCGMYFFPTASPMKPKCSWIAHSHVEQMNQYPHRQTEFIFKNGWTMLLDVSFGSMLNQVQRTAQYRYLLDNRLKYVQRNNADMVAEPYA from the coding sequence ATGGCCATCGTAGCCGATTACGATGATAACGGTGATCCAAGGACGATTGTACTGGAAGAACAGGAAAAATTCATTGTGCATAAGTCCCCCACTAAGATTATTGAAGATGCGTGTAAGTTTTTTGGATCAAGTCTAAAAGGTCGGCAGGAGGGCACTCGTGGTATCTGTGGCATTACCCATAAAGCTCCGATTTCCATTGACCCGTCATGTGGCATGTATTTCTTTCCCACCGCGTCACCGATGAAACCCAAATGCTCGTGGATTGCGCATTCTCATGTTGAACAAATGAATCAGTACCCTCATCGGCAAACGGAATTTATTTTCAAGAACGGCTGGACTATGCTTCTGGATGTTTCCTTTGGGTCGATGCTCAATCAGGTGCAGCGGACGGCCCAGTATCGGTATCTTCTTGATAATCGGCTGAAGTATGTGCAACGGAATAACGCTGATATGGTGGCAGAGCCTTATGCATAA
- the addB gene encoding helicase-exonuclease AddAB subunit AddB yields the protein MGLRFLLGRAGTGKNDRILREIKEALVNDPQGAPIYYIVPEQMTFQQEYALFQDETVKGSTRAQVISFSRLAYRVLQETGGGTRQFISSVGTQMMLRKIIEEKETDWNIFQKTLEKQGFLEQLERMITEFKRYRITPDMLYMQVEQMKQFVHQEPGEVALAGKLNDLAYIYEKLAMALHGKYVDSEDQLQLLADKLKDAPSLDGATIYLDGFHRLSPKELLVVEALMETCSTVTVSLITNLPDGDAPSDLDLFYQTKDTYYTLQATAEANGIPIEGTEVFQVEEGKLRNRPYFSHLEQHFDTRPAPAYKGEAPIQIAEAVHPRAELEGAAQEILRLVREEHYRFRDIAVFIRQTEVYHDLIETIFNDHDIPVFIDEKRTMLNHSLIELIRSVLEMADGNWRYDAVFRVLKTGFIPSVDSQYPLDNDAIDELENYVLEYGIRSRERWLGDEEWIFQRFRGFDQSAQTDKEKETQKRINAYRSQVVQALQAFDRDIRKAKTVQDRCEVVYLLLEKLNVPNRLEQMQQMYDEEGKIEKAREQEQVWNAVIQLFDEMVEMAGDETMSLKTFRSAIEAGFESLTFAHVPPSIDHVIVGTIDRSRISGMKCSLLLGVNDGIWPMKPAEDGMINEQERDTLAALGMQLAESSKRQLLDDWFYMYLAFTAANDYLWVSYPLSDEEGKSNMPSQLINRLEELFPACSEHLLLQDPDELVDAERFITTPVKTRAALTAQLARVRKGYPVKDVWWHVLNWYIKHEPKHGTTYKILQSLYYQNRPANLTKETMDELYPKQVKASVSRLESYYRCSYQHFANYSLNLQERKTYKLDAPDIGQLFHEALKKITEWIQAEGREFAQLTKKDSAGYARQAVEKLAPALQHQILHSSNRYKYIQEKLQEVITRATYILSEQARNSAFTPVGLELGFGDQQPLGPVKLSLPNGFELMLRGRIDRVDKAENDDGLFLRIIDYKSSEKGLNLLEVYYGLALQMLTYLDVVLSESEQWLGVKATPAGVLYFHVHNPMISTSRQMTDAEIEKELFKKYKMQGLLLSDEQIVKLMDTSLESGKSQMIPAGVKKNGGFHSNSKIADSDTFRSLQDHIHHLMTQAGIDITSGGVHLNPYQYKQTVPCTYCPFLSVCQFDPTLEENNYRKLPDMKDEEVLDKLRYKGES from the coding sequence ATGGGACTCCGATTCTTATTAGGGCGCGCCGGAACCGGCAAAAACGACAGAATTCTGAGAGAAATAAAAGAAGCGCTGGTCAATGATCCTCAAGGTGCGCCTATCTATTATATTGTACCTGAACAGATGACGTTTCAGCAGGAGTATGCACTATTTCAGGACGAAACAGTAAAAGGAAGCACACGCGCACAGGTGATCAGTTTTTCACGGCTAGCTTATCGCGTGTTGCAGGAAACCGGCGGCGGAACAAGGCAATTTATTAGTTCGGTCGGTACACAGATGATGCTCCGGAAAATCATCGAGGAAAAAGAAACTGATTGGAATATATTTCAAAAAACATTGGAAAAACAAGGATTTCTGGAACAACTTGAGCGCATGATCACCGAGTTCAAACGTTATCGCATTACACCGGACATGCTTTATATGCAAGTAGAACAGATGAAGCAATTTGTTCACCAGGAGCCCGGTGAGGTTGCATTAGCAGGGAAGCTGAATGATTTAGCTTATATTTATGAAAAATTAGCTATGGCACTGCATGGAAAATATGTAGATAGTGAAGATCAACTGCAGCTGCTGGCCGACAAGCTAAAAGATGCGCCATCACTCGACGGTGCAACCATTTATTTGGACGGTTTCCACCGTTTGTCCCCAAAAGAACTACTCGTTGTAGAAGCGCTCATGGAAACGTGCAGTACTGTAACGGTGTCATTGATAACCAATCTTCCGGATGGTGACGCGCCTTCGGACTTGGACTTGTTCTATCAAACGAAAGACACGTATTATACGCTTCAGGCAACAGCGGAGGCGAACGGTATTCCTATTGAAGGGACAGAGGTGTTTCAGGTTGAAGAAGGAAAATTGCGCAACCGTCCATATTTTTCCCATCTGGAACAGCATTTTGACACACGTCCTGCACCGGCTTATAAAGGGGAGGCGCCCATTCAAATTGCTGAAGCGGTTCATCCGCGAGCAGAATTAGAAGGTGCTGCCCAGGAAATTCTCCGCCTCGTCCGTGAAGAACATTATCGATTTCGTGATATAGCTGTGTTCATCCGGCAGACCGAGGTGTACCATGATTTGATCGAAACGATTTTCAATGATCATGACATTCCGGTTTTTATTGATGAAAAACGTACGATGCTTAACCATTCATTGATTGAACTGATTCGGTCCGTGTTGGAAATGGCAGATGGAAATTGGCGCTATGATGCTGTTTTCCGTGTGTTAAAGACAGGCTTCATTCCGTCTGTTGATTCACAATACCCACTGGATAATGACGCAATTGATGAACTGGAAAACTATGTATTGGAATACGGCATTCGTTCACGGGAACGTTGGCTCGGTGATGAAGAATGGATCTTTCAGCGTTTTCGCGGGTTTGATCAGTCAGCCCAGACCGATAAAGAAAAGGAAACACAAAAACGGATAAACGCATATCGCAGCCAGGTGGTTCAGGCATTGCAGGCGTTTGACCGTGATATTCGAAAGGCAAAAACGGTACAGGACCGGTGTGAAGTCGTTTATCTATTGCTGGAGAAGCTGAATGTACCTAATCGATTGGAACAGATGCAGCAAATGTACGACGAAGAAGGGAAAATCGAAAAGGCGCGGGAGCAGGAACAAGTGTGGAATGCAGTGATCCAGTTATTCGACGAAATGGTCGAGATGGCAGGGGACGAAACGATGTCACTGAAAACATTTCGTTCGGCGATTGAAGCTGGGTTTGAATCGTTGACATTTGCCCACGTACCACCAAGCATTGATCATGTTATCGTTGGTACGATTGATCGGTCACGGATAAGTGGCATGAAGTGTTCGTTATTGCTTGGGGTAAATGATGGTATATGGCCAATGAAGCCGGCCGAGGACGGCATGATCAATGAACAGGAGCGTGACACACTGGCGGCGCTTGGGATGCAACTAGCGGAAAGCAGTAAACGCCAGCTGCTAGATGATTGGTTTTATATGTATCTGGCGTTTACGGCGGCGAATGATTATTTATGGGTCAGTTATCCGTTGAGTGATGAGGAAGGAAAGTCTAACATGCCTTCCCAGCTCATTAACCGGCTGGAAGAATTGTTTCCGGCATGTTCGGAACATCTGCTGCTGCAGGATCCCGATGAACTGGTGGATGCCGAGCGATTTATTACGACGCCTGTAAAGACAAGGGCTGCACTGACTGCCCAATTAGCCCGCGTCCGGAAAGGCTATCCAGTGAAAGATGTATGGTGGCATGTCTTGAACTGGTATATAAAACATGAGCCAAAACACGGTACAACTTATAAGATCTTGCAAAGCCTGTACTATCAGAACCGCCCAGCGAATTTGACGAAAGAGACGATGGACGAACTGTATCCGAAACAGGTGAAAGCGAGTGTCTCCAGGCTGGAATCGTATTACCGCTGTTCGTATCAGCACTTTGCAAACTATAGTCTGAACCTGCAGGAACGAAAAACGTATAAGCTGGATGCCCCTGATATTGGTCAACTTTTTCATGAGGCACTGAAAAAAATCACCGAATGGATTCAGGCTGAGGGAAGGGAATTTGCCCAACTGACGAAAAAGGATAGTGCGGGCTATGCACGCCAGGCTGTCGAAAAACTGGCACCAGCACTGCAGCACCAGATTTTGCACAGTTCCAATCGGTATAAATATATTCAGGAGAAGCTGCAGGAAGTGATTACAAGGGCAACATACATTTTAAGCGAACAAGCCCGGAACAGTGCGTTCACACCGGTCGGGCTTGAACTTGGTTTCGGTGATCAGCAGCCGCTTGGTCCGGTTAAGTTATCATTGCCGAATGGGTTTGAACTGATGCTGCGCGGACGGATTGACCGTGTAGATAAAGCAGAGAATGATGATGGATTGTTTTTACGGATTATCGACTATAAATCAAGTGAAAAAGGGCTGAATTTGCTAGAAGTCTATTACGGACTGGCGCTGCAAATGCTGACTTATTTGGATGTTGTACTGTCCGAATCCGAACAATGGCTCGGTGTGAAGGCAACACCAGCCGGGGTACTTTATTTTCATGTACACAACCCGATGATTTCTACCAGCAGACAAATGACCGATGCTGAAATAGAAAAGGAACTGTTCAAAAAATATAAAATGCAAGGGCTATTACTCTCAGATGAGCAAATCGTCAAGCTGATGGATACGTCACTCGAATCAGGCAAGAGCCAGATGATTCCTGCCGGTGTGAAAAAGAACGGCGGATTTCACAGTAACTCTAAAATTGCCGACAGCGACACATTTAGAAGCCTGCAAGATCATATCCATCATCTGATGACACAGGCCGGTATTGATATAACATCAGGCGGTGTCCATCTGAACCCGTATCAATATAAGCAAACAGTTCCGTGCACCTATTGCCCATTTCTGTCCGTCTGCCAATTCGATCCGACGCTAGAGGAAAATAATTACCGGAAGCTGCCAGATATGAAAGACGAAGAAGTGTTGGACAAGCTTCGTTATAAGGGGGAATCGTGA
- a CDS encoding TVP38/TMEM64 family protein produces MYLLNVSLMDWRLWLEQEKMDEYILELLNEYESLGPLPGILLPFIEAFLPFLPLVVFVFANAAAYGLWKGFVLSWLGSCAGSIVVFLVIRRLGDKRIFKAMRRNKQVHKVTNWVERHGFGPLFLLMCFPFSPSSVINVVSGLSKISMQQFILAVLMGKSVMIFSIAYVGSSILEFATKPVKTIVVGVCILLFWVFGKYLERRLNRRITEKEISEKRQVKK; encoded by the coding sequence ATGTACTTGCTGAACGTCAGCTTGATGGATTGGAGACTATGGCTTGAGCAGGAGAAAATGGATGAATATATCCTGGAATTACTGAATGAATATGAAAGTCTTGGTCCACTGCCGGGCATTCTTTTGCCATTTATAGAGGCGTTTTTGCCTTTTTTGCCGCTTGTTGTGTTTGTTTTTGCTAATGCAGCGGCATACGGCCTTTGGAAAGGGTTCGTTTTATCGTGGCTGGGGTCGTGTGCTGGCTCGATTGTGGTGTTTTTAGTGATTCGCCGGCTTGGGGACAAGCGCATATTTAAAGCAATGCGCAGAAACAAGCAAGTCCACAAGGTAACCAACTGGGTGGAGCGCCATGGCTTTGGTCCTTTGTTTCTGTTGATGTGTTTTCCGTTCTCACCCTCGTCGGTCATCAATGTTGTATCAGGGTTATCTAAAATAAGCATGCAGCAATTTATCCTTGCTGTCCTAATGGGGAAATCGGTCATGATTTTTTCCATCGCGTATGTTGGGTCAAGCATATTGGAATTTGCCACGAAGCCAGTTAAAACCATTGTTGTCGGGGTGTGCATTTTGCTGTTCTGGGTGTTCGGTAAATACCTTGAACGGCGGCTGAACAGGAGAATCACTGAAAAAGAAATTTCAGAAAAGCGACAGGTTAAAAAGTAA
- a CDS encoding cytochrome c oxidase subunit 2A: protein MKASKQNAPQNNYDEKSLKGTFASVLVVAAIIVVMWAGVFALYMARV, encoded by the coding sequence ATGAAAGCTTCAAAACAGAACGCTCCACAAAATAATTACGATGAAAAATCTTTAAAAGGTACGTTTGCATCGGTTTTAGTTGTAGCAGCTATTATCGTCGTCATGTGGGCCGGTGTATTCGCACTGTATATGGCTAGAGTATAA
- the lepB gene encoding signal peptidase I has product MRKSYIRRVIPIILLAVALAFIFRSQLFASYIVNGESMEPTLYDGNLLMVNKVVYNLTDVDRFDVIVFHANERDDYVKRVIGLPGDSIVYKSDKLYINGDYIGEPFLKSFKKTSSVTPYTDDFTLEGTTGKTQVPEGKLFVMGDNRRNSLDSRKIGFVPIDEVVGKVDIKYWPFSDLQLSFG; this is encoded by the coding sequence ATGAGAAAAAGTTATATACGGAGAGTTATTCCAATTATTTTATTGGCTGTTGCTTTGGCATTTATCTTCCGGTCACAGCTGTTTGCAAGCTATATTGTGAATGGTGAATCGATGGAGCCGACCCTTTATGATGGAAATCTGCTCATGGTTAATAAAGTAGTTTACAATCTGACTGATGTTGACCGATTTGACGTTATTGTGTTCCATGCCAATGAAAGGGATGATTATGTAAAAAGGGTCATTGGTTTGCCGGGAGACAGCATTGTTTACAAAAGTGATAAGCTGTATATTAATGGAGACTATATAGGAGAACCATTTCTGAAGTCGTTTAAGAAAACGAGTAGTGTAACACCATATACCGACGACTTCACGTTGGAAGGAACAACCGGAAAGACACAAGTACCTGAAGGGAAATTGTTCGTCATGGGAGACAATCGAAGAAATAGCCTAGACAGCCGCAAAATTGGTTTTGTCCCAATTGATGAGGTTGTTGGAAAAGTGGACATTAAATACTGGCCATTTTCGGATCTCCAGTTAAGTTTTGGCTGA